A part of Schistosoma mansoni strain Puerto Rico chromosome W, complete genome genomic DNA contains:
- a CDS encoding putative neuropeptide F-like receptor, translated as MNQTFTNNWVDEINPKANLSNLPIYSKSDQLPTSKAHIFPTSLQLNQPKYQTSQSLLLFDFSSDLGKTEHSSHRIPSWRNFLICIYTLLTICGATFNLILIFALLKFRKQTLSHNITNLFVLCLAVSDIFLCSVSMPIQLYYEMTENHKPSTDLCRVLFSSFGIPMYISCLTILLIAFDRYRLIVYPLKTQLTPKAAFGLIIIVILFSALNSIPVALQVNSEGVNDYHYCVESWPSPQLRFAYSVSIFVILVLLPLSASGGFYLAIYRRLKQRPCQLNASKEAEKRKRHLLWYTMNQSLPIMNENFTMNSSIDLMKPNMNIIPGRHIKIIDLLLKLFAMGSACVNPLLYGWLNEPIRVVMRRQYSRFEGCFKCFKISRRRGNNNKHMKNYVEEQNLQKRPLINISCFDKHKSTLLSSSSSKFLTPSHFIKSNSDYDTKPKLIIDRPKIGSKQLNDARSMCYTEGDTNLNNKDSLNQIILIKNIKLDSDTGILTNNSNNTVDIN; from the exons ATGAATCAAACGTTCACAAATAATTGGGTTGATGAAATCAATCCTAAAGCCAACTTATCGAATTtaccaatttattcaaaatctgATCAATTACCAACATCTAAAGCACATATTTTTCCGACATCTTTACAATTAAATCAACCGAAATATCAAACATCACAATctctattattatttgatttctCTTCAGATCTAGGCAAAACTGAGCATTCATCGCATCGTATACCAAGTTGGCGTAATTTCCTAATTTGTATTTACACTCTATTAACAATATGTGGTGCAACattcaatttaattttaatatttgccTTGTTAAAATTTAGAAAACAAACATTATCGCACAATATTACAAATTTGTTTGTATTATGCTTAGCTGTATCCGATATATTTTTGTGTTCGGTGAGTATGCCGATACAATTATATTATGAAATGACAGAGAATCACAAACCAAGTACAGATTTATGCCGAGTATTATTTAGTAGTTTCGGTATACCAATGTACATATCATGTTTAACTATTTTATTAATTGCATTTGATAGATATCGTCTTATTGTTTATCCATTAAAAACACAATTAACGCCGAAAGCAGCATTTGGtctaattattattgtcatattATTTAGTGCATTGAATTCAATACCAGTTGCATTACAGGTAAATAGTGAAGGTgtaaatgattatcattattgtgtAGAATCATGGCCAAGTCCACAATTACGATTTGCTTATTCTGTATCCATTTTTGTTATATTAGTGCTATTACCGTTAAGTGCATCAGGTGGATTTTATTTAGCTATCTATCGACGATTAAAACAACGACCTTGTCAATTAAATGCTAGTAAAGAAGCAGAAAAACGTAAAAGGC ATCTTCTATGGTATACAATGAACCAATCATTACCTATTATgaatgaaaattttacaatgaaTTCATCGATTGACTTAATGAAACCAAACATGAATATTATACCGGGGAGACACATAAAAATTATTGATctcttattaaaattatttgcaATGGGTTCCGCCTGTGTCAATCCATTGTTGTATGGATGGTTAAATGAACCGATACGTGTAGTAATGCGTAGACAATACAGTAGATTTGAAGGATGCTTTAAATGCTTTAAAATTAGCCGACGTCGTGGAAACAATAACAAACATATGAAAAACTATGTAGAGGAACAAAACTTACAAAAAAGACCATTAATTAATATATCTTGCTTTGATAAACataaatcaacattattatcatcatcatcatccaaattttTGACACCTTCACACTTCATTAAATCCAATTCAGATTATGATACGAAACCAAAATTGATAATTGACAGACCAAAAATTGGCAGTAAGCAACTAAATGATGCTCGGTCAATGTGTTATACTGAAGGAGATACTAATCTTAATAACAAAGACAGTTTAAATCAAATAAtcttaataaaaaatattaaactTGATTCTGATACTGGCATTTTAactaacaatagtaataatactgtCGACATCAATTGA